In Luteibacter mycovicinus, a genomic segment contains:
- a CDS encoding efflux RND transporter permease subunit translates to MNLPELCIRRPVMTTLLMAALVIFGIVAYPKLPVNELPNVDFPTINISASLPGASPETMASSVATPLEAQLSTVAGIDSMSSSSSLGSTTITVTFALDRSIDGAAQDVQAAISAAQRQLPQDMPTPPTYRKVNPADAPILFLTMQSSTLPLSTVDDYAETELAQRLSMVDGVAQVNVYGSQKYAVRIAVDPDRLAATGIGVDQMSTAIAAANVNKATGSLNGSRQLLSIRSDGQLMRAADYGQIVVAYRNGAPVRLSDIAVPRDSVQDDQKASWFNGVRAITLAIQRQPGANTVETVDRILALLPGFSETLPPSVKLDVMYDRSVSIRDSVHDVQFTLVLAGILVVLVIYLFLGNASATLIPAVALPISVLGTFGAMFALGYSLDNLSLLALTLAVGFVVDDAIVMLENIMRHIELGETPYEAAIKGATEIGFTIFSMTLSLVAVFIPVMFMGGIVGRLFHEFAVVISVSILISGFVSITLTPMLCSRFVKAHDHDKRSVIVVWFDKGFSAVTDGYTRTLAWCMRHPRTVLAVFALSLVATGVLFVVTPKDFIPAGDSGQLRVTTEGPTDISFAAMSARQKVLAQLAQDDPNIQGVMSSVGAGGARATVNSGSLLLRLKDPGDRGHTTPDEIIQALRHKFADVPGIRTYIQNPPAIQVGGRQSKAQYQYTVQSTDLNALYAWSGKLVSAFQKLPGFQDVTTDLDLNSPSMVVTVNRDKLGPLGLTMDQVQSALGDAFGENQISTIYGTATQYWVILQVERRMQDDPAVLSKLYVTSDTGKLVPLNTVAQFVRKPQVLTVNHQGQLPAVTVSFNLAPGVSLSDAVQSIQRATTQMNLPGTLSGSIQGTAQAFQDSVKGMGLLLLLAVFVIYLVLGILYESFIHPLTILSGLPAAAVGALLTLVLFGASLDLFAFVGIVMLVGIVKKNAIMMIDFALERQREGGVAPHEAIFEACRVRFRPIMMTTMAAFAGTLPIALGIGAGAETRRPLGLAVVGGLVVSQILTLYLTPVIYLYMNRLQDRLASRKPARQAPAV, encoded by the coding sequence ATGAACCTGCCGGAGCTCTGTATCCGTCGTCCCGTCATGACCACGCTGCTGATGGCGGCGCTGGTGATCTTCGGCATCGTCGCGTACCCGAAGCTGCCGGTGAACGAACTGCCGAACGTCGACTTCCCGACGATCAACATCAGTGCGAGCCTGCCGGGTGCGTCGCCCGAGACGATGGCCTCGTCCGTCGCGACACCGCTGGAGGCGCAGCTGTCCACGGTCGCCGGCATCGACTCGATGAGCTCGTCCAGTTCGCTGGGCTCGACCACGATCACCGTGACCTTCGCCCTCGATCGCAGCATCGACGGCGCGGCTCAGGACGTGCAGGCGGCGATCTCCGCGGCGCAGCGCCAGTTGCCGCAGGACATGCCGACGCCACCCACCTACCGCAAGGTGAATCCGGCCGACGCGCCCATTCTGTTCCTCACCATGCAGTCGTCGACCTTGCCGCTGTCGACGGTGGACGACTATGCGGAGACCGAACTCGCGCAGCGCCTGTCGATGGTCGACGGCGTGGCCCAGGTCAACGTTTACGGTTCGCAGAAGTACGCGGTGCGCATCGCCGTCGATCCCGATCGTCTGGCGGCCACCGGTATCGGCGTCGATCAGATGTCCACCGCCATCGCCGCGGCCAACGTCAACAAGGCCACCGGCTCGCTCAACGGAAGTCGCCAGTTGCTGTCCATTCGTTCGGACGGCCAGTTGATGCGTGCCGCCGACTACGGGCAGATCGTGGTCGCTTACCGCAATGGCGCGCCCGTACGGCTTTCCGATATCGCCGTGCCACGCGACAGCGTGCAGGACGACCAGAAGGCCAGCTGGTTCAACGGCGTCCGTGCGATCACGCTGGCGATCCAGCGGCAACCGGGCGCGAATACCGTCGAAACGGTCGACCGGATTCTCGCGCTGCTGCCCGGTTTCTCCGAGACGCTGCCGCCGTCGGTCAAGCTCGACGTGATGTACGACCGCTCGGTGTCGATCCGCGACTCCGTGCACGACGTTCAGTTCACGCTGGTGCTGGCGGGTATTCTCGTGGTGCTGGTGATCTACCTGTTCCTCGGCAATGCGTCGGCGACCCTGATTCCGGCGGTCGCGCTGCCCATTTCCGTGCTGGGCACGTTCGGCGCGATGTTCGCGCTGGGCTACAGTCTCGACAATCTCTCGTTGCTGGCGCTGACGCTGGCCGTCGGCTTCGTCGTCGATGACGCCATCGTGATGCTCGAAAACATCATGCGTCACATCGAACTCGGCGAGACGCCCTACGAAGCGGCGATCAAAGGCGCGACCGAAATCGGCTTCACCATTTTCTCGATGACGCTGTCGCTGGTGGCGGTCTTCATCCCGGTGATGTTCATGGGCGGCATCGTGGGGCGTCTTTTCCACGAGTTCGCCGTGGTCATCAGCGTATCGATCCTGATTTCCGGATTCGTCTCGATCACGCTGACGCCCATGCTGTGCAGCCGTTTCGTCAAGGCGCACGACCACGACAAGCGCAGTGTCATCGTGGTCTGGTTCGACAAGGGCTTCAGCGCCGTGACCGATGGCTACACGCGCACGCTCGCCTGGTGCATGCGCCATCCGCGCACGGTGCTGGCGGTCTTCGCGCTCAGCCTCGTCGCCACCGGCGTCCTGTTCGTCGTCACGCCGAAGGACTTCATTCCGGCAGGCGACAGCGGTCAGTTACGTGTCACCACGGAGGGGCCAACGGATATTTCGTTCGCGGCGATGTCCGCGCGACAGAAAGTGCTGGCGCAGCTTGCGCAGGACGATCCGAATATCCAGGGTGTGATGTCGAGCGTCGGCGCCGGCGGTGCGCGCGCCACGGTGAACTCCGGCTCGCTGCTTCTGCGACTGAAGGATCCCGGCGACCGCGGGCATACGACGCCGGACGAAATCATTCAGGCGCTTCGGCACAAGTTCGCCGACGTGCCGGGTATCCGTACCTACATCCAGAATCCCCCGGCGATCCAGGTCGGTGGGCGCCAGTCCAAGGCACAGTACCAGTACACCGTGCAGTCGACCGATCTGAACGCCCTTTACGCGTGGTCCGGAAAGCTGGTCTCGGCGTTTCAGAAGCTGCCTGGTTTCCAGGATGTCACCACCGATCTGGACCTCAATAGTCCGTCGATGGTGGTGACCGTCAATCGCGACAAGCTGGGTCCGCTCGGCCTGACGATGGATCAGGTGCAGTCCGCCCTGGGCGATGCATTCGGTGAGAACCAGATCTCCACCATTTACGGCACGGCCACGCAGTACTGGGTGATCCTGCAGGTGGAGCGACGCATGCAGGACGACCCGGCGGTACTGTCGAAGCTTTACGTCACCTCGGACACCGGCAAGCTCGTGCCGCTGAATACCGTCGCGCAATTCGTGCGCAAGCCGCAGGTGCTGACCGTGAACCACCAGGGCCAGCTGCCCGCGGTCACGGTGTCGTTCAATCTCGCACCGGGTGTGTCGCTGAGCGACGCGGTGCAGAGCATTCAGCGCGCGACGACTCAGATGAATCTTCCCGGCACGCTCAGTGGCAGTATCCAGGGCACGGCGCAGGCCTTCCAGGATTCGGTCAAGGGCATGGGATTGCTCCTGCTGCTGGCGGTGTTCGTGATCTATCTCGTGCTGGGCATCCTGTATGAGAGTTTCATCCATCCGCTGACGATTCTCTCGGGTCTTCCCGCCGCCGCGGTCGGCGCGTTGCTCACGCTGGTGCTTTTCGGCGCGTCACTGGATTTGTTCGCCTTCGTGGGCATCGTGATGCTGGTGGGCATCGTGAAGAAAAACGCGATCATGATGATCGACTTCGCGCTCGAACGTCAGCGCGAGGGAGGCGTGGCTCCGCATGAAGCGATCTTCGAGGCCTGCCGCGTGCGTTTTCGTCCCATCATGATGACCACGATGGCGGCATTCGCGGGAACGCTGCCGATCGCGCTGGGGATCGGTGCGGGCGCGGAGACGCGCCGCCCACTCGGACTGGCCGTCGTCGGTGGCCTCGTGGTATCGCAGATCCTGACGTTGTATCTCACGCCGGTGATCTATCTGTACATGAACCGGTTGCAGGATCGGCTGGCGTCGCGGAAGCCGGCGCGACAAGCGCCGGCTGTGTAG
- a CDS encoding efflux RND transporter periplasmic adaptor subunit yields the protein MQRSPGKKLVLIIGLVALAAAGVGVWRHETGGKEAPKSLNGKQASAGTPVTTAVAQRGEIDLSLKIIGRAEAYSTVNVRSRVSGQLDTLAFTPGTHVKKGDLLARVDPRPLKAALDEAQGKVASDEAQLAKAEADLGRYQNMLGKGFVSRADFDLYKANLGVARAALVSDRAAARAAQTQLDFTTISAPFDGVTGAPLAYPGATLTADTTDIVVLNQVDPIRIAFAIPEDSLAAVRNSARRGALPVQAKIPGDTGGPLKGELEFIDNAVDVTTGTIVLKARFANADGRLTAGQFAEVTLPTTRLTDAVSIPVIALQSSSAGTFVFVVKADKTVEQRPITTGAATADRVVVDKGLQAGERVVTEGQLLLVDGARVR from the coding sequence ATGCAGCGATCCCCAGGGAAGAAACTCGTTCTCATCATCGGCCTGGTGGCCCTCGCCGCGGCCGGTGTGGGCGTATGGCGTCACGAGACGGGCGGCAAGGAGGCCCCGAAATCGCTCAACGGCAAGCAGGCATCGGCGGGCACGCCGGTCACGACAGCCGTCGCGCAGCGCGGTGAGATCGATCTGTCGCTCAAGATCATCGGAAGGGCTGAGGCGTATTCGACGGTCAACGTGCGTTCCCGCGTCAGCGGTCAGCTCGATACGCTGGCTTTCACGCCAGGCACCCACGTGAAAAAGGGCGATCTCCTTGCCCGGGTCGATCCGCGTCCGCTCAAGGCCGCGCTCGACGAGGCCCAGGGCAAGGTGGCCAGCGACGAGGCTCAGCTGGCCAAGGCCGAGGCGGACCTCGGGCGTTACCAGAACATGCTCGGCAAAGGCTTCGTCAGTCGCGCCGATTTCGATCTGTACAAGGCCAACCTCGGCGTGGCCCGCGCCGCCCTCGTCAGCGATCGTGCCGCGGCGCGTGCCGCGCAGACGCAGCTCGACTTCACCACGATCTCCGCGCCCTTCGATGGTGTCACCGGTGCGCCTCTGGCCTATCCGGGGGCGACGCTTACCGCCGACACGACCGATATCGTGGTGCTCAATCAGGTCGATCCCATCCGTATCGCCTTCGCGATTCCCGAGGACAGTCTGGCCGCGGTGCGCAACAGCGCGCGTCGCGGCGCGCTTCCCGTCCAGGCGAAAATCCCCGGCGACACCGGTGGACCGCTGAAGGGCGAACTGGAGTTCATCGACAACGCCGTCGATGTCACGACCGGCACGATCGTCCTGAAAGCGCGTTTCGCGAATGCGGACGGCCGCCTCACCGCGGGCCAGTTCGCTGAAGTGACCCTGCCGACGACGCGGCTGACCGATGCCGTCAGCATCCCGGTGATCGCGTTGCAGAGTTCATCCGCAGGCACCTTCGTTTTCGTGGTCAAGGCCGACAAGACCGTGGAACAGAGGCCCATCACGACGGGTGCGGCGACCGCCGACCGGGTCGTCGTGGACAAGGGCCTGCAGGCGGGCGAACGCGTCGTCACCGAAGGTCAGCTGTTGCTCGTCGACGGTGCGCGCGTGCGATGA
- a CDS encoding MarR family winged helix-turn-helix transcriptional regulator, whose product MADSLKVEDISFAYLINDVTLLFRKHFDRRAVRFGLTRAQWRALKALHRRPGMRQNELAEQLDMEPIAVGRVIDRLQAAGFVERRADPKDRRAWRLHDTEQARGVIDDMEDIARGLRRDATQGISPDDLQVMLAVMDRMKENLQGLDGPGEEL is encoded by the coding sequence ATGGCCGACTCGCTCAAAGTTGAAGACATCTCGTTCGCCTATCTCATCAACGACGTGACCTTGCTCTTCCGCAAGCACTTCGACCGGCGGGCCGTGCGCTTTGGGCTGACGCGCGCGCAGTGGCGTGCCCTGAAGGCGCTTCATCGCCGGCCAGGCATGCGCCAGAACGAACTGGCTGAGCAGCTCGATATGGAGCCGATCGCCGTGGGCAGGGTCATCGACCGCCTTCAGGCCGCCGGTTTCGTGGAGCGTCGCGCCGACCCCAAGGATCGCCGCGCCTGGCGCCTGCACGATACGGAGCAGGCCCGCGGGGTGATCGACGACATGGAAGACATCGCACGCGGCCTGCGCCGGGATGCGACGCAGGGCATCTCGCCCGACGACCTCCAGGTCATGCTGGCCGTCATGGACCGCATGAAGGAAAACCTCCAGGGCCTCGATGGTCCCGGCGAGGAACTCTGA
- a CDS encoding O-acetyl-ADP-ribose deacetylase has protein sequence MSFTIREGDITTLAVDAIVNAANESLLGGGGVDGAIHRGAGPRLLAACRALPESPRGVRCPTGEARITPGFDLPTRFVIHTVGPVWYGGTRGEAGLLAACYRASLALAKEHGIDSIAFPAISAGVYGYPPEAAARVAVDTLRGAPWRPAHVIFCTFGAAMTRAYETALNP, from the coding sequence ATGAGCTTCACGATTCGCGAAGGCGACATCACGACGCTGGCCGTCGACGCCATCGTCAACGCGGCGAACGAATCCCTCCTGGGCGGAGGGGGCGTGGACGGCGCGATCCACCGTGGCGCGGGGCCGCGGTTGCTGGCGGCCTGCCGTGCGCTCCCCGAAAGCCCGCGAGGCGTTCGCTGCCCCACCGGCGAGGCGCGGATCACGCCGGGGTTCGACCTGCCCACGCGCTTCGTGATTCATACCGTGGGACCGGTCTGGTACGGCGGCACACGCGGCGAAGCCGGGCTGCTGGCGGCCTGCTACCGCGCCAGCCTGGCCCTGGCGAAGGAGCACGGCATCGACTCCATCGCCTTCCCCGCCATCAGCGCGGGGGTCTACGGTTACCCGCCCGAGGCGGCCGCCCGGGTCGCCGTCGACACCCTGCGCGGCGCGCCGTGGAGGCCGGCGCACGTGATCTTCTGCACGTTCGGTGCCGCGATGACGCGCGCGTACGAGACGGCGCTCAACCCCTAG
- a CDS encoding BatD family protein — MTMRRVILAFLLMCVPVVVLAQASGPTASLDRTTIGAGETVTLNIEVADDADPSPDLAPLMQDFVVLGTSTSHNLSIINGRREAHTVLGVALRPRREGRLTVPSLVIGGQRTQPLSVEVSASADTGAASAEKSVVLEGKADPAQVYVGQQIDYTLRLYFAVNLADGQLGDPSAEGAEVRRVGQDANFQTVRGGRRFNVVERHYAIFPQRAGALSIQPPAFQGTAVDPTDANAFFGAGSPVNAVAEPSGIQVRARPTAAASGAWIPARELKLALDGVPPDGKARVGQPLTLTMRLDATGMPFEALPALSLPTLDGADVYPDKAVTGGGVSGPWITGHRQQGFAVVPTRPGTLHIPETTLHWWNVVTDKAEVATLPARDIEVAPASGAAVAAAGTTPVAQTVRPDASSAAGSTVVEAGLPWRWLFFGALALWLVTVGIWVILRRRGGVAAAVRPNEATLSTTRERPAREVFLKSVDADEPAAIERNLLIWARAVQPSIRSLGALSTALAPGSQPVAIAGLQRARFAGGTLDRSALRTAFAKGFVWKSVGVTGDTPGLPPLYPR; from the coding sequence ATGACGATGCGTCGCGTGATCCTTGCCTTCCTTCTGATGTGCGTGCCCGTCGTCGTCCTGGCACAAGCCAGCGGGCCAACGGCCTCGCTCGACCGCACGACGATCGGCGCGGGCGAAACCGTCACCCTGAACATCGAAGTCGCCGACGACGCCGACCCGTCGCCGGACCTCGCGCCACTGATGCAGGACTTCGTGGTTCTCGGCACATCCACCAGCCATAACCTCAGCATCATCAACGGGCGCCGTGAGGCGCATACCGTGCTCGGCGTCGCGTTGCGACCGCGTCGCGAAGGTCGTCTGACCGTCCCGTCGCTGGTCATCGGGGGGCAGCGGACACAGCCCCTTTCGGTGGAGGTCAGCGCCTCGGCCGATACCGGCGCGGCATCGGCGGAGAAGTCCGTCGTTCTCGAGGGCAAGGCGGATCCCGCACAGGTGTATGTCGGTCAGCAGATCGATTACACGCTGCGCCTGTACTTCGCCGTCAATCTGGCGGATGGACAGCTCGGCGATCCGTCGGCGGAAGGGGCTGAGGTCCGCCGTGTGGGGCAGGACGCGAACTTCCAGACCGTTCGCGGGGGCCGGCGGTTCAACGTGGTCGAGCGTCACTACGCCATTTTTCCCCAGCGCGCCGGGGCGCTGTCCATCCAGCCGCCAGCCTTTCAGGGCACGGCAGTGGATCCCACGGACGCCAATGCGTTCTTCGGCGCGGGTTCGCCCGTCAATGCCGTGGCCGAGCCCAGCGGCATCCAGGTGCGCGCGCGTCCGACCGCTGCGGCCAGCGGTGCGTGGATACCCGCCCGCGAACTCAAACTCGCCCTCGACGGTGTGCCACCCGATGGCAAGGCCCGCGTCGGGCAACCGCTGACGCTGACCATGCGGCTCGATGCGACGGGCATGCCGTTCGAGGCGCTGCCGGCGCTGTCCCTGCCGACGCTCGACGGCGCGGACGTCTATCCCGACAAGGCGGTTACCGGTGGCGGCGTCAGCGGGCCGTGGATCACGGGCCACCGGCAGCAGGGCTTCGCCGTGGTGCCAACGCGACCGGGAACCCTGCATATCCCGGAGACGACGCTGCACTGGTGGAACGTGGTGACCGACAAGGCCGAAGTGGCGACCTTGCCGGCACGCGACATCGAGGTCGCACCCGCCAGCGGCGCGGCGGTGGCCGCCGCCGGAACCACGCCGGTCGCGCAAACGGTCCGGCCGGACGCTTCGTCAGCGGCGGGCTCTACGGTTGTCGAAGCCGGCTTGCCGTGGCGATGGCTGTTCTTCGGTGCGCTCGCCTTGTGGTTGGTCACCGTCGGTATCTGGGTGATCCTGCGCCGACGCGGAGGGGTCGCCGCGGCCGTGAGGCCGAACGAGGCGACGCTATCGACGACCCGCGAACGTCCGGCGCGTGAGGTTTTTCTCAAGAGTGTCGACGCCGACGAGCCTGCCGCCATCGAGCGCAACCTGCTTATCTGGGCGCGCGCGGTGCAGCCATCGATACGCTCACTGGGTGCGCTGTCGACCGCTCTGGCCCCGGGCTCACAACCGGTCGCGATCGCCGGTCTGCAGCGCGCACGCTTCGCTGGCGGCACGCTCGACCGGAGCGCCTTGCGGACGGCGTTCGCCAAGGGTTTCGTCTGGAAATCCGTCGGTGTCACCGGTGACACGCCGGGCCTGCCGCCGCTCTACCCTCGCTAG
- a CDS encoding tetratricopeptide repeat protein, whose amino-acid sequence MSTWIADFHFLEPRWLWLLILVPVIGWIVGGRSGESRALSRIADPALLPYLLDGKPAASRAPVAAVVAASSLAVLALAGPTWDRQSQPLFAERAGQVVVVSMSPDMLAKDIVPDRLSRVRYKIRELYAANKDGMNALIAYTGEAFIVAPLTTDAHSVDDLLTALSPDTMPVTGDDPGKAIDMAADLIRHADLRGGSIVLVTDRADASAASAARRARAAGATVSVLGVGTTRGGPMPTGDGGFLKDDRGDIALAARDDASLSAVASAGGGRFVPVADGGSDVAALRAFLSGDGDGKAVSGAKAGEWQDRGPWLLLPVLLLVALAFRRGWLLVLAMACLPWSPPAHADGVADAFRTRDQQAAQALREGDAKRAQALARDPALRGVAAYKAGDFAAAEAALKSGKDGDSQYNLGNALAKQQRYEDAIAAYDRALRIDPHDEDAIANRKAVADYLKQQKDGSKQQQDKGGKQDAKDGDKDQHGQSGQQDKGQSSGQQDGKDKQDGQSGQPSGADGKGEDASDKGTQNKAGEGEGGDKAKDDGKGQAPQGDATAKSAAEQAQADRAQAALKEKMDQALAGKAGQPDAKDDGKGHDLGALSASDAASKLPPDVQRALLRVPDDPGGLLRRKFMLEYQRRHGTEPEE is encoded by the coding sequence ATGAGCACCTGGATCGCCGACTTTCATTTCCTCGAGCCACGCTGGCTGTGGTTGCTGATCCTCGTGCCCGTCATCGGGTGGATCGTGGGGGGTCGATCGGGAGAGTCCCGCGCTTTGTCCCGGATCGCGGACCCCGCCTTGCTTCCGTATCTGCTCGACGGCAAGCCCGCGGCATCGCGCGCGCCGGTCGCGGCGGTGGTCGCGGCATCGTCGCTCGCCGTGCTCGCGCTGGCGGGGCCCACATGGGATCGCCAGTCGCAGCCGCTGTTCGCCGAGCGAGCCGGGCAGGTCGTCGTGGTATCGATGTCACCGGACATGCTCGCGAAGGATATCGTTCCGGATCGCCTCAGCCGCGTGCGTTACAAGATCCGCGAACTGTATGCCGCGAACAAGGACGGCATGAACGCGCTGATCGCGTACACGGGCGAGGCATTCATCGTGGCGCCGCTGACCACGGATGCGCACAGCGTGGACGATCTGCTCACGGCGTTGTCGCCCGACACCATGCCGGTGACCGGCGATGATCCGGGCAAGGCGATCGACATGGCGGCGGACCTCATCCGTCACGCGGATCTGCGTGGCGGGTCGATCGTTCTCGTCACGGATCGCGCCGATGCATCCGCCGCGTCGGCAGCGCGCCGCGCGCGCGCGGCCGGCGCAACCGTGTCGGTGCTCGGCGTCGGTACGACGCGTGGCGGTCCCATGCCGACCGGGGACGGGGGTTTCCTGAAGGACGATCGCGGCGATATCGCGCTGGCTGCCCGTGACGACGCGTCCCTGTCCGCCGTGGCATCCGCCGGCGGCGGCCGCTTTGTTCCCGTGGCGGATGGCGGCTCCGACGTCGCGGCGCTCCGGGCTTTCCTCAGCGGCGACGGTGACGGGAAGGCCGTTTCCGGCGCGAAGGCAGGTGAGTGGCAGGATCGCGGACCGTGGCTGCTCCTGCCCGTGCTTCTGCTGGTGGCGCTGGCGTTCCGTCGTGGCTGGTTGCTCGTTCTGGCGATGGCCTGTCTGCCATGGTCGCCGCCCGCTCATGCGGATGGCGTCGCCGATGCCTTCCGCACGCGCGATCAGCAGGCGGCGCAGGCCCTGCGCGAAGGCGATGCAAAGCGCGCCCAGGCGCTTGCACGCGATCCTGCCCTGCGTGGTGTGGCGGCGTATAAGGCCGGGGACTTCGCGGCGGCGGAGGCGGCGCTCAAGTCAGGCAAGGACGGCGATTCGCAGTACAACCTCGGCAACGCGCTGGCGAAACAGCAGCGCTACGAGGATGCGATTGCCGCCTACGACCGTGCGCTGCGCATCGATCCGCATGACGAGGACGCGATCGCCAATCGCAAGGCGGTCGCGGATTACCTGAAGCAGCAGAAAGACGGTTCGAAGCAGCAGCAGGACAAGGGCGGCAAGCAGGACGCGAAGGACGGGGACAAGGATCAGCACGGCCAGTCGGGGCAGCAGGACAAGGGCCAGTCGTCCGGGCAGCAGGACGGCAAAGATAAACAGGACGGCCAGAGCGGGCAGCCGTCGGGCGCCGATGGAAAAGGCGAGGATGCGTCCGACAAGGGCACGCAGAACAAGGCCGGCGAAGGCGAGGGCGGCGACAAGGCGAAGGACGACGGCAAGGGGCAGGCGCCGCAGGGCGACGCCACAGCCAAGTCCGCCGCCGAGCAGGCGCAGGCCGATCGCGCCCAGGCGGCGCTCAAGGAAAAGATGGATCAGGCGCTCGCCGGTAAGGCGGGGCAGCCGGATGCGAAGGACGACGGCAAGGGGCACGATCTGGGCGCATTGTCCGCCAGCGATGCCGCGTCGAAATTGCCGCCCGACGTGCAGCGCGCGCTGCTTCGCGTGCCGGACGATCCGGGCGGTTTGTTGCGGAGAAAGTTCATGCTCGAGTATCAGCGTCGTCATGGGACGGAGCCGGAGGAATGA
- a CDS encoding VWA domain-containing protein, which produces MPDFAWPWVFFALPLPWLLRRVLRPVKPAQAMNLPQPGLTLMQAARMRAPFASTLLLALAWLCIVTAAARPQRLGPPEPQQRSGRATMLAVDLSGSMALDDMRLAGRTVTRFAAVEAIAGDFIDRRAGDELGLILFGSQAYLVTPLTYDLDAVRAQLHGAVVGLPGRETAIGDALAVAVKRLADMPEQARVVVLLTDGVNNAGSIAPREAARAAKAAGVRVYTIGIGATAMRVPDFFGSRTVNPSADLDVGMLTDIANQTGGRFFRATDTDELANAYRAIDALEPVPQQGAALRPHVELFRWPLVVALGLLALAALPRYLGGRVRA; this is translated from the coding sequence GTGCCTGATTTCGCGTGGCCCTGGGTGTTCTTCGCGCTGCCACTGCCGTGGCTTCTGCGTCGCGTCCTGCGACCGGTGAAGCCAGCGCAGGCAATGAATCTTCCACAGCCCGGCCTGACGTTGATGCAGGCCGCCCGGATGCGTGCGCCATTCGCATCGACGTTGTTGCTGGCGCTGGCGTGGCTCTGTATCGTCACCGCGGCGGCACGGCCGCAACGACTCGGCCCGCCGGAGCCGCAGCAGCGCAGCGGGCGTGCGACGATGCTCGCCGTCGATCTCTCGGGCAGCATGGCGCTCGACGACATGCGCCTGGCAGGACGCACGGTGACGCGTTTCGCCGCGGTCGAAGCGATCGCGGGCGATTTCATCGACCGGCGTGCCGGCGATGAGCTGGGGCTCATCCTGTTCGGATCGCAGGCGTACCTGGTGACGCCGCTGACGTACGATCTCGACGCGGTGCGCGCGCAGTTGCATGGCGCCGTCGTCGGCCTGCCGGGACGGGAAACCGCCATCGGCGATGCGCTGGCTGTCGCCGTAAAGCGTCTCGCCGACATGCCCGAGCAGGCGCGCGTCGTCGTCCTGCTGACCGATGGCGTGAACAACGCGGGGTCGATCGCGCCGCGCGAAGCGGCACGCGCGGCGAAGGCCGCAGGCGTTCGTGTCTATACGATCGGCATCGGTGCCACAGCGATGCGCGTGCCCGACTTTTTCGGTAGCCGCACGGTCAATCCGTCGGCCGATCTGGACGTAGGCATGCTGACCGACATCGCCAACCAGACCGGTGGGCGGTTCTTCCGCGCGACGGATACGGATGAACTGGCGAACGCCTATCGTGCCATCGACGCGCTCGAGCCGGTGCCGCAGCAGGGCGCCGCCCTGCGCCCGCATGTCGAACTGTTTCGCTGGCCTCTCGTCGTCGCGCTGGGTTTGCTCGCGTTGGCCGCGCTGCCTCGTTATCTGGGTGGGAGAGTGCGCGCATGA
- a CDS encoding DUF4381 domain-containing protein, giving the protein MRDVHVPHVSAWWPLAPGWWVLAALLLIVAAVLILAWRRRAAWHRYVDGTLQELRDASRRHAQDGDAAAFATTVSQLIRRVARTRDPRSVTLRGAAWRDALASMAPRQDVTRIAELDVALYRPAVSLDASAVARDAEAWVRQAMRRDAQRPRAGRAKTHVGA; this is encoded by the coding sequence TTGCGCGATGTTCACGTGCCGCACGTCTCCGCATGGTGGCCATTGGCACCGGGCTGGTGGGTGCTGGCCGCGCTGCTGCTGATCGTTGCCGCGGTGCTGATCCTGGCCTGGCGCAGACGTGCCGCGTGGCATCGGTACGTCGACGGCACGTTGCAGGAACTGCGTGACGCATCGCGGCGCCATGCGCAGGACGGCGACGCCGCGGCGTTCGCGACGACGGTCAGTCAGCTGATCAGGCGCGTGGCGCGCACGCGCGATCCACGAAGCGTGACCCTGCGCGGCGCCGCGTGGCGTGATGCGCTGGCGTCGATGGCGCCCCGGCAGGATGTCACGCGCATCGCCGAGCTCGATGTCGCCTTGTACCGCCCCGCGGTATCGCTCGACGCATCCGCCGTGGCTCGCGACGCCGAGGCCTGGGTCCGTCAGGCGATGCGTCGCGACGCGCAACGCCCACGTGCGGGGAGGGCGAAGACGCATGTCGGTGCCTGA